A single window of Ignavibacteriota bacterium DNA harbors:
- a CDS encoding Stealth CR1 domain-containing protein, producing MKIDIVFTWVDGSDKNWLEKRNFQAKKAGKILNSSISEALFTDNDELKYSLRSINEYAPWINNIFIVTDNQIPKWLNTNNPKINIIDHSDIIDKEFLPTFNSCVIENHLHKIKKLSEHFLYFNDDMFLGNITEVNDFFSSTGKPRVFVSELIPVPNKKLIDINLRPIEKRNSYQYNMVNCRKLIFEKFGKITYRSIRHSVKPFSKSNLTELENILTEKVNETNKNKFRTNDDIILTYLFEFYSIVSKNGMPKYLMTTDTNKGFYNLLNKIYKKFTFGFINMHEKDAEEHLMRIKSAKPFTFCINQTPETPADNLPKLKLFFEDYFPKKSPYEI from the coding sequence ATGAAAATTGATATTGTTTTTACTTGGGTTGATGGTTCCGATAAAAATTGGCTGGAAAAAAGAAATTTTCAGGCGAAAAAAGCCGGGAAAATTTTAAATAGTTCAATCAGCGAAGCACTTTTTACAGACAACGATGAATTAAAATATTCATTAAGATCAATAAATGAATATGCTCCGTGGATAAATAACATTTTTATTGTAACCGATAACCAAATTCCTAAATGGTTGAATACAAATAATCCAAAGATAAATATTATTGATCATTCCGATATAATTGACAAAGAATTTTTACCTACTTTCAACTCATGTGTTATAGAAAACCATCTTCATAAAATAAAAAAACTTTCGGAACATTTTTTATATTTCAATGATGATATGTTTTTGGGAAACATAACTGAGGTAAATGATTTTTTTTCATCCACCGGAAAACCTCGTGTTTTTGTTTCCGAACTTATTCCTGTTCCGAATAAAAAACTGATTGATATTAACCTTAGACCAATTGAAAAAAGAAATTCATACCAATATAATATGGTAAATTGCAGAAAATTAATTTTTGAGAAGTTTGGTAAAATTACTTACAGAAGTATCAGACACAGCGTAAAACCATTCTCGAAATCGAATTTAACTGAATTGGAAAATATATTAACTGAAAAAGTTAATGAAACAAATAAAAATAAATTCAGAACAAATGACGATATAATTTTGACTTACTTATTTGAATTTTATTCTATTGTAAGTAAAAACGGTATGCCAAAGTATTTAATGACTACTGATACTAATAAAGGTTTCTATAATTTATTGAATAAAATTTATAAAAAATTTACATTTGGATTTATCAATATGCATGAAAAAGACGCGGAGGAACACTTGATGAGAATTAAATCGGCAAAGCCATTTACATTTTGTATAAACCAAACTCCTGAAACACCTGCGGATAATTTGCCAAAATTAAAATTATTTTTTGAAGATTATTTTCCGAAGAAATCACCTTACGAAATTTAA
- a CDS encoding CDP-glycerol glycerophosphotransferase family protein, with translation MVFSYYLYKYPYKFIWHLKKIFKLEEIIFYCADPLDYEMFLPIQKYLLKITVIAKNKKTKDYLREKKIEYKTMPVFPKVVIMGRHEHYKFPVEQIVKIGFDHGLYQFKRWTSSKNYNGFNTYFVSSQDQVNKAKARGINSTVAVGYPKLDNAFNGVYDKEYLELIKRKVKIDPNKKTIIFTSTWNVDGLSQIHKWIDKVHTLTDKYNILLTAHTWTAKNYLTKLKEVKNAFYLEDFDITPYLMIADYFVGDYNSLMGEFCAFNKPIISFKVPSSDRAIPEVVELIKKISVQIENFDEIYDAINSYLQNPNLKADERQKANQILFYKLDGKAGERAANIIMKYLEKV, from the coding sequence ATGGTATTTTCATATTATCTGTATAAGTATCCGTATAAATTTATTTGGCATTTAAAAAAAATCTTTAAATTAGAAGAAATTATATTTTACTGCGCCGATCCGCTTGATTACGAAATGTTCCTTCCGATTCAAAAATATCTATTGAAAATTACCGTTATTGCAAAGAATAAAAAGACTAAAGATTATTTGAGAGAAAAAAAAATTGAATATAAAACAATGCCGGTTTTTCCAAAGGTGGTTATAATGGGAAGACATGAGCATTATAAATTTCCGGTTGAACAAATTGTGAAGATTGGATTCGATCATGGATTGTATCAATTTAAAAGATGGACATCATCAAAAAATTATAATGGGTTTAATACTTATTTTGTATCAAGCCAAGACCAAGTTAACAAAGCTAAAGCAAGAGGAATAAATTCAACAGTGGCTGTTGGTTATCCCAAATTAGATAACGCTTTTAATGGAGTATATGACAAAGAATATTTGGAATTAATAAAAAGAAAAGTAAAAATTGATCCAAATAAAAAAACTATTATTTTTACTTCCACTTGGAATGTTGACGGATTATCCCAAATTCATAAATGGATTGATAAAGTACATACGTTAACCGACAAATACAATATTTTATTAACCGCTCATACTTGGACTGCAAAAAATTATCTTACCAAATTAAAAGAAGTAAAAAATGCATTTTATTTGGAAGATTTTGATATAACTCCATATTTAATGATTGCGGATTATTTTGTCGGGGATTACAATTCACTCATGGGAGAATTTTGTGCTTTTAATAAACCGATTATTAGCTTCAAAGTTCCTTCTTCCGATAGAGCAATTCCTGAAGTTGTAGAACTAATAAAAAAGATAAGCGTTCAAATAGAAAATTTTGATGAAATTTATGATGCAATTAATTCCTATTTACAGAATCCAAATTTAAAAGCCGATGAGAGACAAAAGGCAAATCAAATTTTGTTTTATAAATTAGATGGGAAAGCCGGGGAAAGAGCTGCAAATATAATAATGAAATATTTGGAGAAAGTTTAA